A window of Tripterygium wilfordii isolate XIE 37 chromosome 7, ASM1340144v1, whole genome shotgun sequence contains these coding sequences:
- the LOC120002977 gene encoding beta-glucosidase 40 has product MTTTWMMRRDIVNVLIVVVMVLSEIQTSFSQINRRSFPKGFVFGTASSAFQYEGAVKEDGRGPSVWDTFSHSFGITDFSNADVAVDQYHRYNEDIQLMKDMGMDAYRFSISWSRIYPNGTGKLNQAGVDHYNNLINALLAKGIEPYVTLYHWDLPQALADRYNGWLSPQIIKDFAVFAETCFQKFGDRVKHWITFNEPHTFAIQGYDVGLQAPGRCSILFRLFCRAGNSATEPYIVAHNTLLSHAAVVDIYRNKYKRKQHGAVGIAFDVMWYEPASNSTDDIEAAQRAQDFQFGWFIDPLIFGDYPSSMRSRVRSRLPTFSKSEVALLKGSLDFVGINHYTTYYARKNSTNIINVLLNDSVADSGTITLPFKDGKAIGDRANSIWLYIVPDGIRSLMNYIKQKYGNPLVIITENGMDDGNSPFTSIKDALKDEKRIKYHNDYLTNLLAAIKEDGCNIKGYFAWSLLDNWEWAAGYTSRFGLYFVDYKDKLKRYPKNSVQWFKKFLASA; this is encoded by the exons ATGACGACGACGTGGATGATGAGAAGAGACATTGTAAATGTGTTGATAGTAGTTGTGATGGTGCTTTCTGAGATCCAAACATCCTTCTCGCAAATCAATAGACGAAGCTTCCCCAAGGGCTTTGTTTTTGGAACTGCCTCTTCAGCTTTCCAG TACGAAGGAGCTGTCAAAGAAGATGGGAGGGGCCCCTCTGTGTGGGACACATTTTCACATTCATTTG GTATAACGGATTTTAGCAACGCTGATGTTGCTGTAGATCAGTACCACCGATATAAT GAAGATATACAACTTATGAAGGACATGGGAATGGATGCCTATAGGTTTTCTATTTCTTGGTCTCGGATATACCCCA ATGGAACAGGGAAACTAAATCAGGCTGGAGTTGATCATTACAACAATCTCATCAATGCTTTACTTGCCAAAG GAATTGAACCATATGTGACCCTTTATCATTGGGACCTTCCTCAAGCCTTGGCTGATAGATATAATGGATGGCTTAGCCCCCAAATCAT AAAGGACTTTGCGGTGTTTGCAGAAACATGCTTTCAGAAATTTGGTGACAGGGTGAAGCACTGGATTACATTCAATGAACCCCATACGTTTGCTATACAAGGCTATGATGTGGGTCTCCAGGCACCGGGGCGCTGCTCGATTCTTTTTCGGCTCTTTTGTCGAGCAGGAAACTCTGCAACTGAGCCTTACATTGTTGCCCACAACACCCTCCTTTCCCATGCTGCTGTTGTTGATATATACAGAAACAAGTACAAG CGAAAACAACATGGAGCCGTAGGGATAGCATTTGATGTTATGTGGTATGAACCAGCATCAAACTCTACCGACGACATTGAAGCAGCTCAAAGAGCCCAAGATTTTCAATTTGGCTG GTTTATTGACCCTTTGATCTTTGGGGATTATCCGAGCTCCATGAGAAGTCGAGTAAGAAGCAGGCTGCCAACATTCTCCAAATCTGAAGTCGCCCTTCTTAAGGGTTCACTGGATTTTGTGGGCATTAATCACTATACTACGTATTATGCCAGAAAGAATTCAACTAATATCATTAATGTCTTGCTTAATGACTCTGTAGCTGATTCTGGCACCATTACCCTTC catttaaagatGGGAAGGCTATCGGAGATCGG GCGAATTCTATTTGGTTGTATATTGTACCAGATGGTATAAGAAGCTTAATGAATTACATCAAACAGAAATATGGGAACCCTCTGGTCATCATCACTGAAAATG GCATGGATGACGGAAACAGCCCGTTCACCTCTATCAAAGATGCTCTGAAGGACGAGAAACGGATCAAGTACCATAACGACTATCTAACAAACTTGCTGGCTGCAATCAA AGAAGATGGTTGCAATATTAAAGGCTACTTTGCATGGTCTTTGTTGGATAACTGGGAGTGGGCAGCTGGATACACTTCAAGATTTGGTCTATATTTTGTGGATTACAAGGACAAACTCAAGAGATACCCTAAGAACTCTGTACAATGGTTCAAAAAATTCTTGGCTTCTGCTTGA
- the LOC120002565 gene encoding uncharacterized protein LOC120002565, with product MGFKRPFDDEEFEELPFKHSRQLDRSNKLIHFSDCYDAFQNTKISGENEVIEDKNTEVSKQAEKDLETSAPLSWVTSSSGDEDAGTGGASYSSLSPEYFEFNFPQRTFTPFEDVYSSYLDRPPKRQVPLGPNHQATLPVWSGHLQNNVEDSDYEHDVHLMGSCVIQMPDMKLPHNNDKAGSGRTNCGCIDEGSVRCVRQHLTEEREVLKKALGHEKFVTLGFYDMGEEVAHRWTEEEQRVFHEVVYSNPASLGQNFWKHLPAVFPYRTTKELVSYYFNVFILHRRAVQNRSNLLNVDSDNDEWHGNRTSREVRVSEDDDSDIDSLVDQDDQDEIGRKSHENDDDSDDDDSDNDDCDCGGGGGGDEGDKCGDAMGEDCGIVNVSDGLHVKSFGESRFDTVTSKVGGSDGVDGGFNVKHDSHISLQHGHSMVDSWCPFDAETSLPMSSVRTDHNKSLHGQLNGSRDVTRHVYLMEPCDAKVWDARYPSPTKGVDFLPTCNIIEEIFGKESWDDKTTNGGPTF from the exons ATGGGATTTAAAAGGCCTTTTGATGATGAGGAGTTCGAGGAGCTTCCATTCAAGCATTCAAGACAGCTGGATCGTAGCAATAAGCTGATTCACTTTTCTGATTGCTATGACGCATTTCAGAACACTAAGATTTCCG GTGAGAATGAGGTTATTGAAGATAAAAATACTGAGGTTTCAAAACAAGCAGAGAAAGATCTAGAAACAAGTGCTCCCTTGTCCTGGGTCACCAGCAGTTCTGGAGATGAAGATGCTGGAACTGGGGGTGCATCTTATTCTTCTCTTTCCCCAgagtattttgaatttaattttccgCAGAGAACATTTACTCCTTTTGAGGATGTCTATTCATCATACTTGGACCGGCCTCCAAAAAGACAAGTTCCTCTTGGACCTAATCATCAGGCTACTCTTCCAGTGTGGAGTGGGCATTTGCAAAACAACGTAGAAGATTCTGATTATGAACATGATGTGCATCTGATGGGAAGTTGCGTCATTCAAATGCCTGACATGAAACTTCCACACAATAATGACAAGGCTGGAAGTGGAAGAACCAACTGTGGCTGCATTGATGAAGGCTCTGTAAGATGTGTGCGGCAGCACTTAACAGAAGAACGAGAAGTACTAAAGAAGGCCCTTGGACATGAAAAATTTGTGACTTTGGGCTTCTATGACATGGGAGAGGAGGTGGCACATAGATGGACAGAAGAAGAGCAACGGGTTTTTCATGAGGTTGTGTACTCCAATCCTGCATCCCTGGGTCAGAATTTTTGGAAGCACTTGCCAGCAGTGTTTCCTTACCGAACCACAAAGGAACTTGTCAGCTATTATTTTAATGTCTTTATACTGCATAGGCGGGCTGTGCAGAACCGATCGAACTTGCTCAATGTTGACAGTGACAATGATGAGTGGCATGGAAACAGGACCTCTCGTGAAGTTCGAGTTTCAGAAGATGATGACTCAGATATTGATTCACTTGTTGATCAAGATGATCAGGACGAAATTGGGAGAAAATCTCATGAGAATGATGATGactctgatgatgatgatagtgacaATGACGATTGtgattgtggtggtggtggtggtggtgatgaaggAGATAAATGTGGCGATGCGATGGGGGAGGATTGTGGAATAGTTAATGTATCAGATGGATTGCATGTGAAGTCATTTGGTGAGAGCAGGTTTGATACTGTGACCAGCAAGGTAGGTGGGAGCGATGGGGTTGACGGTGGTTTCAATGTTAAACATGACTCCCACATTTCTCTTCAACATGGGCATAGTATGGTTGACTCGTGGTGTCCATTTGATGCGGAGACTTCTTTGCCAATGAGCTCTGTCAGGACTGATCATAACAAAAGCTTGCATGGACAACTGAATGGATCTAGGGATGTTACGCGGCATGTTTATCTTATGGAACCCTGTGATGCTAAAGTTTGGGATGCCAGGTATCCAAGCCCGACGAAAGGTGTAGACTTTCTACCTACATGCAACATCATCGAAGAGATCTTTGGTAAAGAAAGTTGGGATGACAAGACAACAAATGGTGGTCCTACCTTTTAG
- the LOC120002566 gene encoding zinc finger protein ZAT9-like, translated as MEENRNRKFVCKFCHKRFLCGKALGGHIRSHKYGHTIEAEEAKINKIKSKSYMGDESGLQSGYVLGENPIKSRRLSDSSITSLNQEKVCKECGKGFSSSKALCGHMACHSEKEKNKIRKNRFKDHSGSGGNLKLISDHQLETETSGPGGQRRSKRLRYKTIGVYPSQFSLSNGSLSASDIEQEQEEVAISLMMLSRDFRYRGCPDSVVESSENHSVTLDAKSSSIDMKIDSKNGFNCGTVGNEFVALKRTRDGNFKGSEPGLSENSDSGYFRNEPRKVESDVSVDGFHRNLKIKKPNGQFCSQFEHSDAEMGKGLINYKCKKLEFLEKDMIGEEGCEEVDRASMKHDSRIRVENEYESLTSRHSLGGRRASHNKINGCCGSMNEISEDSIDDEYVPTFIVDPTTVDTFRKKKPLEQDLSENVEKKMVSKKGKVHECPICFRVFRSGQALGGHKRSHFVGGSEDRSVVIEQEPSEMPSLIDLNLPAPIEEEAYMPW; from the coding sequence ATGGAAGAAAATCGAAACAGGAAGTTCGTCTGCAAGTTTTGTCACAAAAGATTTCTGTGCGGCAAGGCCTTGGGTGGTCACATTAGGTCTCATAAATATGGACACACAATTGAAGCAGAGGAAGCCAAGATTAACAAAATTAAGAGCAAGAGTTATATGGGTGATGAATCTGGTCTGCAATCTGGTTATGTGCTTGGAGAGAATCCCATTAAATCAAGGAGGCTTTCGGATTCCAGCATCACTAGTTTAAATCAAGAAAAAGTGTGCAAAGAATGTGGTAAAGGTTTCTCATCATCGAAGGCTCTTTGTGGTCACATGGCTTGTCAttcagagaaagaaaagaataagatCAGAAAGAATCGGTTCAAGGATCATTCTGGGTCTGGTGGAAATCTGAAACTCATAAGTGATCACCAGTTAGAGACCGAGACATCGGGTCCGGGAGGGCAGAGGAGGTCTAAGAGATTAAGGTACAAGACTATTGGTGTTTACCCTTCTCAGTTTTCTTTGTCAAATGGTTCTTTATCTGCTTCTGATATAGAGCAAGAACAGGAAGAGGTTGCTATTTCTTTGATGATGCTGTCTAGGGATTTTAGATATAGAGGATGTCCTGATTCAGTTGTGGAATCTTCAGAGAATCATTCAGTGACTTTGGATGCTAAATCTTCATCTATTGACATGAAAATCGATTCAAAGAATGGTTTTAATTGTGGAACTGTTGGTAATGAGTTTGTGGCTCTGAAGAGAACAAGAGATGGGAATTTCAAAGGTTCTGAACCTGGACTTTCTGAGAATTCTGATTCTGGGTATTTCAGAAATGAACCCAGGAAAGTTGAATCAGATGTTTCTGTTGATGGCTTTCACCGGAATCTTAAAATTAAGAAGCCAAATGGGCAGTTTTGTTCTCAATTCGAGCATTCCGACGCTGAAATGGGGAAAGGCTTAATCAATTATAAGTGCAAGAAGTTAGAATTTTTGGAGAAGGATATGATTGGGGAAGAGGGGTGTGAAGAAGTTGATAGAGCTTCAATGAAGCATGATTCGAGGATTAGAGTTGAGAATGAATATGAGAGCTTGACATCACGCCATTCTCTTGGAGGACGGAGGGCTAGTCACAACAAGATTAACGGTTGCTGTGGATCAATGAATGAAATTAGCGAAGACAGCATCGATGATGAATATGTTCCTACTTTTATTGTTGATCCTACAACCGTAGACACTTTCAGAAAGAAAAAGCCTCTTGAGCAAGACCTTTCTGAAAATGTTGAGAAGAAAATGGTGTCAAAGAAAGGGAAAGTGCATGAATGCCCTATCTGCTTCAGGGTTTTCCGGTCCGGTCAAGCTTTAGGTGGTCACAAGAGGTCCCATTTTGTCGGAGGTTCGGAGGATAGAAGTGTTGTGATTGAGCAAGAACCATCCGAGATGCCTAGTCTAATTGATCTCAACCTTCCTGCCCCGATTGAAGAAGAGGCATACATGCCGTGGTAG